The genomic stretch GCAATGGCCGAAGGCCGGTGCGCCATGATCATGATCGACCGCCCGTCAGCCTTCATCGCGCGGATCGCGCGGTTCAGTGCCTCGGTGCCATCGTTGTCGAGGTTCGAGTTCGGTTCGTCCAGCACCATGATCACCGGATCGGCATAAAGCGCGCGTGCCAGACCGATGCGCTGGATCTGCCCGCCCGACAGGCGTTGCTGCCCCGCGCTGATGCGCGTGTCATAGCCTTCGGGAAATTCAAGGATCATCTCGTGTGCATCCGCCTTTTTGGCGGCGGCCACAACGGCGGCATCGTCGGGTGTTTCTGCCAGACGGGCGATGTTTTCGGCAATCGTGCCGTCAAACAGCTGAACCCGTTGCGGCAGGTATCCGATGTGCTGGCCCAATGTGTCAGGGTCGTATTGATCAAGGGCTGCGCTGTCCAAGCGGATGGACCCGCCCGCAGGCCGCCAGACGCCCGTCACACATCGCGCCAATGTCGATTTTCCCGCGCCCGAAGGCCCGATCACGCCCAGCGCCTCACCCGGCTTCAGTTCAAAGTTCAGTCCGCGCAGCGACGCCTGCTTTTGCCCCGGCGGCACCACTGTCAGTGACTTGGCCACCAGCCGCGCCTTGGGTTTGGGCAAGGCTGTACGGGGTTGTTCCGGCTGCACGGCCCCCAACAGTTCGGCCAGGTTGTCCCACCCTTTGGAAGCGCGTTGTGCCACCGGCCACTGGTTCAGCATCATTTCAATCGGCGCAAGTGCGCGGCCAAGCAGGATCGACCCTGCGATCATCGCACCCGCAGTCATTTCGTTCTGCAAAACCAGATAGGCGCCAAGGCCCAGCATCGCGCTTTGCAGGAACAGCCGCAGGGTTTTGGTCAGCGAGGTGAACGTGCCGCCGACATCTGTCGCGGCAATCTGCTCTTTCAACGCGAGCGTTCGCGATTTTGCCCAACGGGTAAAGGCCGCATCCCGCATTCCCATCGCCTGCACCATTTCGGCTTCGATGCGGATCTGGTCGGACATCGTACCGGCCTGCTGGCCGGCGACGCCGGCACGCAACTGGGGTTCGCGCGACAGCCACTGGTTCAAAAACGCAATCAGGATCAGCAAGGCCCCGCCGCCAACTGCCAGCCAACCCAGCATCGGATGGAACATGAAGATCCCGGCGATAAAAATGGGCGTCCACGGCAGGTCGAAAAAGGCGATCAGAACAGGCGAGGTGATAAACCGCTGCACCGCTTCCAGATCCGCCAACCCCGATTGCGTTTGCAGATCGGGCGCCACCGCAGATTTACGCACCACCGCGTCGAACACGCGCCGGTCCAGCCGCGCCTGAAAACGCGCGCCCACACGGGCCATGATCCGGCTGCGGGTATAATCGAGAATCCCCATGATGCCGTACAAAAACAGCACCAGCAGTGACAGGGCGATCAACGTCGCCTCTGACCGGCTGCCCAGCACCCGGTCATAGACCGACAGCATATACAGCGGCCCCGTCAACATCAGCAGGTTTGCAAACAAACTGAACACACCAACCAGCCAGTACAGGCCGCGACTCTCTGCTCGGGCGCGCCGAAGCTCGGTCACTCCCATTTTTAGAACTCGGTTTTGCATCGGCACCTTTTCGCCTGTGATATGGCGCTTGCTATGCCCTCTCGGGCGTAAAGACTTTAAGATCCCTGTCGCTGAACTGCCACAGAGAAAGAATTCGAATGTTCTCATCTGGGCATTGCCAGCGAAAGTATTAGGTACGTTGTAAAGTTATCAAACGGAGATTTCCATTGCCAGTTTATCGCTTCCAGCACCATGTGGCGCGTATGCCGATTTTCATTCTGGCCTTGGCCCTTGTTTCTGCATGTGCTGCACCCGACCCCGGTGCAGTGACGCGCGATGGCATCTATGACCCCAACGAAGCGAAGAACCGCAAGGTGCACGCCTTTAACCTTGGATTGGACAAGGCTATTTTGCGTCCCGCAGGGCGTGGTTATTCCAATGCTGTCCCCGACGGGATCGAAGACAGCATCGGCAACTTTGCAACCAACCTGGCCCAGCCCAGCGTCATCGTGAATTCGGTGCTGCAAGGCGATTTGCGCGGTGCGGGTCTGTCCACAGTGCGGTTCCTGACCAACACGGTTTTGGGGTTTGGCGGATTCGTCGATGCTGCCACCGAGTTCAAAGTGCCACAACACGACACCGATTTTGGCGAAACGCTGTATGTCTGGGGCGCTGGCGAAGGTCCGTATGTGGAATTGCCTGTTGTCGGCCCGGCAACCAGACGCGACGCGGTCGGGCGGGTTGTCGACCTGTTCACCAACCCGCTGAGCTACCGTTTGCCCACGCCCGAAAGCTATTATGCCACTGGTGCCAAACTGGCATCGCGACTGGGTGATCGTGGCCGTTACTCTGACACGGTGGATTCGATTCTATACGAAAGTGCAGACAGTTATGCCCAGGCCCGCCTGATCTACCTGCAAAACCGGCGCTTTGAACTGGGTTCCAGCGCCGGCGCTGACAGCGCCGACCCGTACTCTGATGACCCGTACTCTGACATTTACGAGGACCCCTATGCTCAATAACCTGACACGACGCACTTTCCTTGCCGCATCGGGCGGTGCCATTGTTGCAGGACCCGTCTGGGCGCTGAGCGAAGCTCAGGCGCGCACTCTGGTCGACGGGCTTGTTGCCGAAATCAACCGCGTTATCGCCTCGGGCAAGTCCGAAGCGGCGATGATCAATGATTTCAAAAACATCTTTGCAACATACGGCGATGTGCCGATCATGGCGCAATATGCTTTGGGTGTGGATGGACGCAGCGCATCTGCCGCACAAAAACGCAAGTTTGGTGAAGTCTTCGCAGGCTACATCTCGCGCAAATACGGCAAACGCTTCCACGAGTTTATCGGTGGCCGGATCGAGGTGAAATCAGCCCGCCAGATCAAATCCGGCTATGAAATCAAAACGACCGCATTTCTGCGTGGAGAGGCCCCTTTTGAGGTGACTTTCCTTGTTTCGGACAAATCGGGACGTAACCTGTTCTTCAACATGTTCATCGAAGGCGTGAACCTGCTGCTGACAGAGCGCACCGAAATCGGTGCCCTGCTGGACCGCAACGGCGGCAATATCGACAAGATGATCGCAGACCTCGCCCGCATGGGGTAACTTTTTGCAGCCGGTGGCAGCCTTCGCAGGCCGCTACCGGTCGCTCCCTCGCGGCGGCGGAGTCCGGGAGCCGGAACCGCCACCCCCCAGAATATCGCGCAACAGGTTGTTGATGATGCCTTCGGTTGTCCGGGGCTGCGCAACCGGTTCATCCACCACATGTTCCGGGCGGCGCGGCGCGTCCATCGGCAGCGGAACTTCCGGCACACCTTCGTGGACACGCACCATGACCTCTCTCCAGATCTCAGCGGGCAGCCCGCCCCCGGTCACCCCTGTCAGCGGCGTGTTGTCGTCGTAGCCCATCCAGACACCGGCCACATAGCTGCCGGTGAACCCGATGAACCACGCGTCACGTGCCGCCTGCGTGGTGCCGGTCTTGCCGGCAATCTCGCGCCCGCCAAACTGCGCGCGCGCGCCGGTGCCTTCGCTGACAACCTTTTCCATCATCCAGACGAGTTGACGTGCGGCCTCTTCCTGAATCACCCGCTCGCCAATGCCGC from Pseudosulfitobacter sp. DSM 107133 encodes the following:
- a CDS encoding ABC transporter substrate-binding protein; protein product: MLNNLTRRTFLAASGGAIVAGPVWALSEAQARTLVDGLVAEINRVIASGKSEAAMINDFKNIFATYGDVPIMAQYALGVDGRSASAAQKRKFGEVFAGYISRKYGKRFHEFIGGRIEVKSARQIKSGYEIKTTAFLRGEAPFEVTFLVSDKSGRNLFFNMFIEGVNLLLTERTEIGALLDRNGGNIDKMIADLARMG
- a CDS encoding VacJ family lipoprotein → MPVYRFQHHVARMPIFILALALVSACAAPDPGAVTRDGIYDPNEAKNRKVHAFNLGLDKAILRPAGRGYSNAVPDGIEDSIGNFATNLAQPSVIVNSVLQGDLRGAGLSTVRFLTNTVLGFGGFVDAATEFKVPQHDTDFGETLYVWGAGEGPYVELPVVGPATRRDAVGRVVDLFTNPLSYRLPTPESYYATGAKLASRLGDRGRYSDTVDSILYESADSYAQARLIYLQNRRFELGSSAGADSADPYSDDPYSDIYEDPYAQ
- a CDS encoding type I secretion system permease/ATPase, which translates into the protein MGVTELRRARAESRGLYWLVGVFSLFANLLMLTGPLYMLSVYDRVLGSRSEATLIALSLLVLFLYGIMGILDYTRSRIMARVGARFQARLDRRVFDAVVRKSAVAPDLQTQSGLADLEAVQRFITSPVLIAFFDLPWTPIFIAGIFMFHPMLGWLAVGGGALLILIAFLNQWLSREPQLRAGVAGQQAGTMSDQIRIEAEMVQAMGMRDAAFTRWAKSRTLALKEQIAATDVGGTFTSLTKTLRLFLQSAMLGLGAYLVLQNEMTAGAMIAGSILLGRALAPIEMMLNQWPVAQRASKGWDNLAELLGAVQPEQPRTALPKPKARLVAKSLTVVPPGQKQASLRGLNFELKPGEALGVIGPSGAGKSTLARCVTGVWRPAGGSIRLDSAALDQYDPDTLGQHIGYLPQRVQLFDGTIAENIARLAETPDDAAVVAAAKKADAHEMILEFPEGYDTRISAGQQRLSGGQIQRIGLARALYADPVIMVLDEPNSNLDNDGTEALNRAIRAMKADGRSIMIMAHRPSAIAECEMLLILDQGARVAFGPRDEVLRASVQNHQQITQAPLRAGGIS